The following are encoded in a window of Verrucomicrobiia bacterium genomic DNA:
- the priA gene encoding primosomal protein N' — protein sequence MVNFSRVAAPRKALDSAYSYKRLTHGAGTSTLLAAMIARVSLEIALRKEFDYAIPDDLVGKVDVGSRVQVPFGARKVLGCVTAVAETSDVTRLKPIIKVIGAQTLVTPRVLKLARWIADYYCCPPEVALKSVLPEAVRKEQAGWRERLFVRMLAPAGDFPKLPKRQRDVWNIVEERRELPLQELLELAGTTAATVRSLEDKGLVTVTSQVSERDPYAREQILPTQPLVLNPAQEKALTSITRAIDCANASKSTAPDDGNVTPAQGGGETFLLHGVTGSGKTEIYLQAIAHALERGKGAIVLVPEISLTPQTVERFKARFSSGPLQTLVAVLHSHLSSGERHDEWHKIRQGRARIVIGARSAIFAPVEPLGLIIVDEEHEHTYKQEEAPRYQARDVAIMRGRMESAVVVLGSATPSLESYFNCRKGKYTLLDLPERVDDQKMPYVRVVDMRQAVRRDQGIPIFSPQLKEAITQRLERGEQTILFLNRRGYSTSLQCPLCGYVAECPNCSLSLTFHRQVQRLRCHVCNHDAPVPPVCPNEHCRNPKIRYAGIGTQRVEETLGRIFPNGRITRMDADTMKRKDDYRRILGDFRAGKIDILLGTQMIAKGLHFPNVTLVGIIYADMALHQPDFRAGERTFQLLTQVAGRAGRGDIEGEVVVQAFTPFHPAIQYARRHDFVGFYDQELEFRQQLRYPPFSRVALLTLKGRNEEKVKFSAEHVARLLIPFKEAPGQSTGPDTGVKVPLPDLIIAGPAAAPLLRAETFYRYQIMLRTQRMTVLSRLLAEVLQTLVLPEDVMLSVDIDPTDLS from the coding sequence GTGGTGAATTTTAGCCGGGTTGCAGCACCGCGCAAAGCCCTTGATTCCGCTTATTCCTACAAACGGTTGACACACGGTGCCGGCACTTCAACCCTGCTGGCTGCAATGATAGCCCGTGTCAGCCTGGAGATCGCGCTTCGAAAGGAGTTTGATTATGCCATTCCCGACGATCTTGTGGGAAAGGTCGACGTGGGCAGTCGCGTTCAGGTTCCGTTCGGCGCGCGCAAGGTCCTGGGATGCGTCACCGCCGTCGCGGAAACATCGGATGTAACCCGGCTTAAACCCATCATCAAAGTCATTGGCGCGCAGACGCTCGTGACTCCGCGCGTGCTGAAGCTCGCCCGGTGGATTGCGGACTACTACTGTTGTCCACCCGAGGTCGCGCTCAAAAGCGTGCTGCCTGAGGCCGTGCGCAAGGAACAGGCGGGATGGCGCGAACGGCTCTTCGTGCGCATGCTTGCACCTGCGGGCGATTTCCCAAAATTGCCGAAGCGGCAGCGGGACGTTTGGAACATCGTGGAGGAGCGGCGCGAATTACCGTTGCAGGAGTTGTTGGAACTCGCAGGGACGACTGCCGCGACCGTCCGCAGTTTGGAAGACAAGGGACTTGTCACTGTCACTTCGCAGGTTTCGGAGCGTGATCCTTACGCTCGGGAACAGATCCTGCCCACGCAGCCGCTCGTGCTTAATCCGGCGCAGGAAAAGGCGCTGACGAGCATCACACGCGCAATCGATTGCGCGAACGCGTCGAAGTCAACAGCACCGGACGATGGGAACGTGACGCCAGCGCAAGGCGGGGGGGAAACGTTTCTGTTGCACGGCGTGACCGGCAGCGGAAAGACGGAGATTTATCTGCAAGCGATAGCGCATGCCTTGGAACGGGGGAAGGGAGCCATCGTGCTGGTTCCGGAGATTTCGCTCACGCCGCAGACCGTTGAGCGATTCAAGGCACGCTTCAGTTCGGGTCCTCTTCAGACGCTTGTTGCCGTGTTGCACAGCCATCTTTCCTCGGGCGAACGGCATGATGAATGGCACAAAATTCGGCAGGGCCGCGCCCGAATAGTGATCGGCGCACGCTCCGCCATCTTCGCGCCTGTCGAGCCACTCGGGCTCATCATCGTGGATGAAGAACACGAGCACACCTACAAGCAGGAGGAAGCGCCCCGATATCAGGCGCGCGACGTGGCCATTATGCGCGGCCGCATGGAATCCGCGGTGGTCGTGCTCGGATCGGCCACGCCCTCGCTCGAGAGCTACTTCAATTGCCGCAAGGGAAAATACACGCTGCTCGACCTTCCTGAGCGTGTTGACGACCAAAAGATGCCTTATGTGCGCGTGGTGGACATGCGGCAGGCGGTGCGTCGCGACCAGGGCATTCCCATCTTTTCGCCGCAATTGAAGGAAGCGATCACGCAGCGACTCGAGCGCGGCGAACAAACGATCCTGTTCCTTAACCGCCGCGGCTATTCGACTTCGCTGCAGTGCCCGCTTTGCGGTTATGTCGCCGAATGTCCCAACTGCAGCCTCTCGCTGACATTTCATCGGCAGGTTCAACGCTTGCGTTGCCATGTTTGCAACCACGACGCACCGGTGCCGCCGGTTTGTCCAAACGAGCATTGCCGCAATCCGAAGATCCGTTACGCGGGAATTGGAACCCAGAGGGTGGAGGAAACATTGGGCCGGATTTTTCCGAACGGACGCATTACGCGCATGGACGCGGACACAATGAAGCGGAAGGACGATTATCGGCGCATTCTCGGGGACTTCCGCGCGGGCAAGATCGACATCCTGCTGGGCACGCAGATGATCGCCAAGGGTCTTCATTTTCCAAATGTGACCCTCGTAGGAATCATCTACGCCGACATGGCTTTGCATCAGCCTGACTTCCGCGCGGGTGAACGGACCTTTCAGTTGCTGACGCAGGTGGCGGGGCGTGCCGGGCGCGGAGACATCGAGGGCGAAGTCGTGGTGCAGGCGTTCACACCGTTTCATCCGGCGATACAATATGCGCGGCGGCATGATTTCGTGGGCTTTTACGACCAGGAACTGGAGTTTCGCCAACAGCTGCGCTACCCGCCGTTCAGTCGCGTCGCCCTGTTGACCCTGAAAGGACGGAACGAAGAGAAGGTGAAATTTTCCGCGGAACATGTCGCCCGGCTTCTGATCCCGTTCAAGGAAGCGCCTGGTCAATCAACGGGCCCCGACACCGGCGTGAAAGTTCCTCTGCCCGATTTGATCATCGCGGGACCCGCGGCCGCGCCGTTGCTGCGGGCGGAGACTTTCTACCGTTATCAGATCATGCTGCGAACGCAGCGGATGACCGTCTTGAGCCGGCTTCTGGCCGAGGTGTTGCAGACGCTCGTGTTGCCTGAAGACGTGATGCTTTCAGTGGACATCGATCCCACCGACCTGAGTTAG